In the Flagellimonas sp. HMM57 genome, one interval contains:
- a CDS encoding peroxiredoxin, with translation MENSSVFEEEVQHMPRIGDKAPDFEALTTKGKIKLSDFAKDKWIVMFSHPADFTPVCTTEMSGFATRKNEFDSLNTELLGLSIDSIHAHLGWVQNVRETTGVYFDFPIIADLDMKVSKLYGMLQPNESETAAVRAVFFIDPEKKIRLIMYYPLNVGRNMSEIIRALVALQTSDEYKVAMPLDWKKGDKVIVPPPKTLDALNERLEDDTVQKVTWYLAKKDI, from the coding sequence ATGGAAAATTCAAGTGTTTTTGAAGAAGAAGTTCAGCACATGCCAAGAATTGGGGACAAGGCCCCTGATTTTGAAGCACTGACTACAAAAGGTAAAATTAAACTATCCGACTTTGCAAAAGATAAATGGATTGTGATGTTTTCCCATCCAGCAGATTTTACACCTGTCTGTACAACAGAAATGAGTGGCTTTGCAACCCGGAAAAATGAGTTTGATTCCCTAAATACGGAATTGTTAGGACTGAGTATTGACAGTATACATGCACACTTGGGCTGGGTACAAAATGTAAGGGAAACTACAGGAGTTTATTTTGACTTTCCTATAATAGCCGACCTAGATATGAAAGTATCCAAACTTTATGGAATGCTTCAGCCCAACGAAAGTGAAACAGCAGCGGTTAGAGCAGTATTCTTTATCGACCCGGAGAAGAAAATCCGTCTAATCATGTATTACCCGTTGAATGTGGGGCGTAATATGAGCGAAATCATAAGAGCTCTTGTTGCCTTACAGACTTCGGATGAATATAAAGTAGCGATGCCATTAGATTGGAAAAAGGGAGATAAGGTGATTGTGCCGCCACCAAAAACACTTGATGCCTTAAATGAGAGATTAGAAGACGATACAGTGCAAAAAGTAACTTGGTACTTAGCTAAAAAAGATATTTAA
- a CDS encoding cytochrome ubiquinol oxidase subunit I, with product MDTEILARIQFAFTISFHYIYPPLSIGIGLIMVIMEGLYLKTGNKHYEILTRFWLKIFAITFGIGVATGIIMEFEFGTNWAVYSRYVGDIFGSALAAEGLFAFGLESTFLGILIFGWNRVSPKVHFISTIGVFLGSMFSAVWIVVANSWQQTPAGYHIIGEGFDARAEVTDFWAMVFNPSSVDRIIHTWQGAFLAGAFLVLSVHAYYLLKGRYIEISKKAFKISLVVATIFSLAQLVSGHSSGDGVAKNQPAKLAAMEGHYEASAPADLYLFGWVDDTAQEVTGISLPGGLSFLVHQDFDEPVTGLNAFPKEDRPGQVNAVFQFYHIMISIGMFLIGLTLYASFLWWRGKLFDKKWLLKIFALSVILPQIANQVGWFAAEMGRQPWIVYGHLRTSEGFSQEVSSNQILFSLILFTVVYSILLLLFLYSLNKKIKNGPYDETKNALEII from the coding sequence ATGGACACAGAAATTCTCGCCCGAATACAGTTTGCCTTCACCATTTCATTCCATTACATCTATCCTCCATTAAGTATTGGTATAGGCTTGATCATGGTTATCATGGAAGGGCTTTATTTGAAAACAGGGAATAAGCATTATGAGATTTTAACGCGTTTTTGGTTAAAGATATTCGCTATTACCTTTGGTATTGGCGTAGCCACAGGAATAATAATGGAGTTTGAATTTGGTACCAATTGGGCCGTATATTCAAGGTACGTAGGTGATATTTTTGGCAGTGCATTGGCGGCAGAAGGATTATTTGCTTTTGGGTTGGAAAGCACTTTTTTGGGCATTTTAATTTTTGGTTGGAATCGAGTTTCTCCAAAGGTGCATTTCATCTCTACGATAGGTGTGTTTTTGGGCTCTATGTTTTCTGCGGTTTGGATCGTAGTGGCCAATAGTTGGCAACAGACACCTGCAGGATACCATATTATTGGTGAAGGTTTTGATGCAAGGGCAGAGGTAACCGATTTTTGGGCCATGGTGTTTAATCCTTCAAGTGTAGATAGAATTATTCACACATGGCAGGGCGCTTTTTTGGCCGGTGCTTTTTTAGTTTTAAGTGTTCATGCATATTATCTTCTTAAGGGCAGGTACATAGAAATATCAAAAAAAGCATTCAAAATTTCGCTGGTTGTAGCAACTATATTCTCTTTGGCACAATTGGTATCTGGACACAGTTCTGGAGATGGCGTCGCCAAAAATCAACCTGCTAAGTTGGCCGCAATGGAAGGGCACTATGAGGCTTCAGCACCAGCAGACTTATATCTTTTTGGTTGGGTAGATGATACTGCCCAAGAAGTAACTGGCATAAGTTTGCCAGGAGGATTATCCTTTTTGGTACATCAAGATTTTGATGAGCCGGTTACGGGGTTAAATGCTTTTCCAAAAGAAGATAGGCCTGGGCAGGTGAATGCCGTTTTTCAGTTTTATCACATTATGATTTCCATTGGGATGTTTTTGATTGGACTTACGTTATATGCTAGTTTTTTATGGTGGAGAGGCAAACTGTTCGACAAAAAATGGCTACTGAAGATTTTTGCCCTATCAGTAATCTTGCCTCAGATAGCCAATCAAGTGGGTTGGTTTGCTGCCGAAATGGGAAGACAGCCGTGGATTGTCTATGGACATTTAAGAACAAGCGAAGGCTTTTCGCAGGAAGTATCATCCAATCAAATTCTATTTTCATTAATACTATTTACAGTGGTCTATTCCATATTGCTACTTTTATTTTTATACTCGTTGAATAAAAAAATAAAGAATGGCCCGTATGATGAAACTAAAAATGCATTAGAAATTATTTAA